In Lentilitoribacter sp. Alg239-R112, the following proteins share a genomic window:
- a CDS encoding efflux RND transporter periplasmic adaptor subunit: MAFGLKGSHIVAVLIAGGVIGWMLQGDIIVGGQAESENATPPPAERAGSEQILQKVRFTTISPEIREQVLSLRGRTEAASIVQVRAETSGVVEERFIEKGDFVKEGDLLCRLDAGVRKSALLQAKTGLIQAESDYLAHKQLQEQGYSTNAKLLAMQSAKDAAKARLEQAEKELENIDVIAKASGTAQDPIAEIGNLLNPGDICATIVQSNPMKFIGQVSERSVAAIKNGDRALVGLVSGEQVSGKIRYIAPTADQQTRTFRVEIEIPNDQNRIRDGITATANIALASDEAYQIKASWLTLADNGNVGVRVIGDDDVVDFVELKILAQTPDTMWVSGLANGQRVITVGQEYVAAGQKVLGVEETAKNQTSLREQQS, translated from the coding sequence ATGGCCTTCGGCTTAAAAGGTTCACATATCGTTGCAGTACTCATTGCAGGCGGCGTAATTGGTTGGATGCTGCAAGGCGACATCATTGTCGGCGGGCAGGCAGAATCTGAAAATGCAACCCCACCACCCGCCGAACGAGCTGGCTCGGAACAGATATTACAAAAAGTTCGTTTCACGACTATTTCACCTGAAATTCGCGAACAAGTACTCTCTTTACGAGGAAGAACAGAAGCAGCTTCAATTGTTCAAGTAAGAGCGGAAACATCTGGTGTTGTTGAAGAGCGCTTCATCGAAAAAGGCGACTTCGTCAAAGAGGGCGACCTTCTCTGTCGTCTGGATGCCGGCGTACGAAAATCAGCGCTACTGCAGGCAAAAACAGGCCTTATTCAGGCCGAGTCTGATTATCTTGCACATAAGCAATTGCAAGAGCAAGGTTACAGTACAAATGCTAAATTGCTTGCCATGCAATCAGCAAAAGATGCTGCCAAAGCTCGTCTGGAACAGGCAGAAAAAGAGCTGGAAAACATCGATGTTATCGCGAAGGCTTCAGGTACAGCTCAAGACCCAATTGCCGAAATTGGGAACCTTTTAAATCCCGGTGATATCTGTGCTACAATCGTACAATCAAACCCAATGAAATTCATTGGGCAGGTATCTGAGCGTAGTGTCGCAGCCATTAAGAATGGTGATCGAGCGTTAGTTGGCCTGGTCTCTGGTGAACAGGTTTCGGGCAAAATCCGCTATATTGCGCCAACTGCAGACCAACAAACTCGAACATTTCGCGTTGAGATCGAAATTCCAAATGATCAGAATCGCATTCGTGATGGAATTACTGCAACGGCAAATATCGCACTAGCTTCTGATGAAGCCTATCAGATTAAGGCGTCATGGTTGACGCTGGCCGATAATGGTAATGTCGGCGTCAGAGTTATCGGTGATGATGACGTCGTCGATTTTGTCGAACTCAAGATCTTGGCTCAAACACCTGACACAATGTGGGTTAGTGGCTTGGCCAACGGACAACGTGTAATCACAGTCGGGCAAGAGTATGTGGCTGCGGGGCAGAAAGTCCTCGGGGTCGAAGAAACTGCAAAAAATCAGACTTCCCTTAGAGAGCAACAATCATGA
- a CDS encoding efflux RND transporter permease subunit, protein MIEALQAIISRPKTVLTLMVVLVIAGVMTYINVPKEANPDIDVPVYFVTVSQQGISPRDAERLLVRPLETQLRGLDGLKEITTVSNEGLALAVLEFTIDSDKDLVLAAIRDKVDKAKAEFPAEADEPNIAETNFALEPTIIVTLSGQVPERTLTSFANRLSDEIESISTVREATLNGDRDEVLEVILDLTKLESYNITQIELINAVSSNNQLVPAGFIDDGQGRFNVKVPGLLENAQDVYSIPIKQNGEGVVTLGDVAEIRPTYKEASSYTRVNGEPAISISVVKRIGTNIIANNETVREVVNEFTKDWPQTIKVSFLIDQSSFIFEVLGSLQSSIMTAIVLVMICVVWALGIRSGLLVGLAIPGSFMVAFLIVGSLGMTVNMMVMFGMVITVGMLVDGAIVVTEYADRKITEGMEAGEAYKRSARLMFWPVVSSTATTLAAFLPLLLWPGVPGEFMSYLPRMVIIVLSASLLTALVFLPVTGTLFAKVSVLIAKFAKYIVSLLAAGLVGAGLWLSPNLNEFPVEMKAGVVAVAAIFVAVFSAFIFTLVSGRKRDEEVIDGNARMLSAEAELDIKKLTGFTGVYSRFLSMFIGNIFGNIVVLVAVIAMTVFSFSYFGANNKGVEFFVDEEPDVAIVLVSVRGNRSAAEIRDLVTEVDERILAIPGIENSVMNASAGSGGADNPIGGVQDKPADTVGEITIELADFCCRRVAADIFDDIRQQTANIAGIRVEVKKIEGGPPTGKDVRLEIKSTNYETMIATVSKVRQHFDSLELLADQEDGRPLPGIEWQLDVDRVQAGRYQTSITEVGSMVQLVTNGVMIGKYRPDNSQDEVEIRVRLPKDQRTLDQFDQIRINTPNGQVPVSNFVTREPVAKVSSIVRRDGLYAMDIKASLATGAQFDGRDATPDDAVGVIQEWLDTQEWPDSVFIKFRGADEEQKESETFLANAAMGALFMMFIILLTQFNSFYQTIITLSTVILAVSGVLIGMVLTGQKFSIIMTGTGVIALAGIVVNNAIVLIDTFNRMREDGVTDIRQAVIKTAAQRLRPILLTTGTTILGLIPMALQINFNFFTQTTSVGGITSIWWVQLSTAIISGLAYSTVLTLVMIPTLLALPNNIMGTAAWLRFDIKSIFRRKKKDTLGDDEITDQDEIDNNKGPANENNQETVREAAE, encoded by the coding sequence ATGATTGAAGCACTTCAGGCAATAATTTCTCGCCCAAAAACAGTTCTAACGCTGATGGTCGTTTTGGTTATCGCAGGCGTTATGACGTATATAAATGTGCCAAAAGAGGCAAACCCTGACATCGATGTTCCGGTTTATTTTGTAACCGTATCACAGCAGGGTATCTCACCACGCGATGCTGAACGATTGCTTGTCCGACCGCTCGAAACACAGTTGCGCGGATTGGACGGTCTTAAAGAGATTACGACTGTTTCAAACGAAGGACTTGCATTAGCAGTCTTGGAATTTACTATTGATTCAGACAAAGACCTCGTGCTTGCGGCCATTCGAGATAAAGTTGACAAAGCAAAGGCCGAGTTCCCTGCAGAAGCCGATGAACCGAACATTGCGGAAACAAATTTTGCACTTGAACCGACAATTATTGTAACACTTTCAGGTCAAGTTCCTGAACGAACTTTAACCAGCTTTGCCAACCGCTTATCTGATGAAATTGAATCAATTTCAACAGTGCGTGAAGCGACACTAAATGGCGATCGGGACGAAGTTCTAGAGGTTATCTTAGATCTGACAAAACTTGAATCTTATAACATTACCCAAATTGAACTTATCAATGCAGTAAGTAGTAACAACCAACTTGTGCCTGCTGGATTTATCGATGATGGACAAGGTAGATTTAACGTTAAAGTTCCCGGACTTTTAGAAAATGCACAAGACGTGTACTCCATACCGATCAAACAAAATGGTGAGGGTGTCGTCACACTTGGTGATGTTGCAGAAATTCGCCCAACTTACAAAGAAGCATCGAGTTATACTCGTGTGAACGGCGAGCCTGCCATATCTATATCCGTTGTTAAGCGGATCGGTACGAACATTATTGCAAACAACGAAACAGTTCGCGAAGTCGTAAACGAATTTACGAAGGATTGGCCTCAGACAATTAAAGTCAGTTTTTTGATCGATCAGTCAAGTTTCATTTTTGAGGTTCTGGGTTCACTACAATCATCTATCATGACGGCAATTGTTCTCGTGATGATCTGCGTTGTGTGGGCGTTAGGTATTCGCTCCGGACTTCTCGTCGGTCTGGCTATCCCAGGCTCATTCATGGTCGCATTCCTGATCGTTGGCTCACTGGGCATGACCGTGAATATGATGGTGATGTTCGGTATGGTGATCACCGTTGGTATGCTTGTTGATGGTGCCATTGTGGTGACCGAATATGCCGATCGGAAGATAACCGAGGGCATGGAAGCCGGCGAAGCCTACAAGCGTTCTGCACGATTGATGTTTTGGCCGGTGGTATCATCTACGGCTACGACACTTGCAGCGTTCCTGCCGCTTCTTCTATGGCCAGGCGTACCCGGCGAGTTCATGAGCTATCTGCCGCGTATGGTTATTATTGTACTGTCAGCTTCTTTACTTACAGCACTCGTATTCCTGCCTGTAACAGGGACTTTGTTCGCTAAGGTTTCCGTGCTCATCGCAAAGTTTGCAAAGTATATTGTATCCCTGCTGGCTGCAGGACTCGTCGGCGCAGGATTGTGGCTATCCCCTAATCTCAACGAATTTCCAGTCGAAATGAAGGCTGGCGTGGTAGCTGTTGCTGCAATTTTTGTTGCCGTATTCTCTGCATTCATTTTCACATTGGTATCAGGTCGTAAACGCGATGAAGAGGTTATCGATGGAAATGCTCGAATGTTATCTGCGGAAGCTGAACTCGATATCAAAAAGCTTACGGGCTTTACAGGAGTGTACTCTCGTTTTCTAAGTATGTTCATTGGTAACATTTTTGGAAATATCGTCGTTCTTGTTGCCGTTATAGCAATGACTGTATTTTCCTTTTCCTATTTTGGAGCAAATAACAAAGGTGTTGAATTCTTCGTGGATGAAGAGCCTGATGTCGCTATCGTATTGGTTTCAGTGCGTGGCAACAGATCAGCTGCAGAAATTCGTGATCTTGTGACCGAGGTCGATGAACGTATTCTGGCAATTCCGGGTATTGAAAATTCAGTTATGAATGCCAGTGCGGGCTCAGGCGGTGCAGACAATCCAATTGGTGGCGTTCAAGATAAACCCGCTGATACCGTGGGTGAAATTACGATCGAACTTGCTGACTTCTGTTGCAGACGTGTAGCTGCTGATATTTTTGATGATATCCGTCAACAGACGGCCAACATTGCCGGTATCCGCGTCGAGGTAAAGAAAATCGAAGGTGGGCCGCCCACCGGTAAAGATGTCCGTTTGGAGATCAAATCCACCAATTACGAAACAATGATAGCAACTGTTTCTAAAGTCCGTCAGCATTTTGACAGCCTTGAATTACTTGCGGACCAGGAAGATGGTCGCCCTTTGCCTGGTATCGAATGGCAACTTGATGTTGATCGTGTGCAAGCGGGCAGATATCAAACCTCAATTACCGAAGTCGGGTCAATGGTACAACTCGTGACCAACGGCGTGATGATCGGTAAATACCGTCCTGATAATTCGCAAGACGAGGTTGAAATACGAGTTCGGCTGCCAAAAGATCAGCGAACACTCGATCAGTTTGACCAAATTAGAATAAATACTCCAAACGGTCAGGTGCCTGTTTCAAACTTTGTAACTCGTGAACCAGTCGCAAAAGTCTCGTCAATTGTCCGTAGAGATGGCCTCTACGCAATGGATATTAAGGCGAGCCTAGCAACTGGTGCCCAATTTGATGGCCGAGATGCGACGCCAGATGATGCAGTTGGCGTTATTCAAGAGTGGCTTGATACTCAAGAATGGCCGGATAGTGTCTTTATAAAGTTCCGTGGTGCGGATGAAGAGCAGAAGGAATCTGAAACATTCCTTGCTAACGCTGCGATGGGTGCATTGTTTATGATGTTCATCATCCTTCTGACCCAGTTTAACTCATTCTACCAGACAATTATTACGCTTTCGACAGTGATTTTGGCTGTCTCAGGTGTATTGATCGGTATGGTGTTAACGGGGCAGAAATTCTCGATCATCATGACAGGTACGGGCGTAATTGCGCTCGCCGGTATTGTGGTGAACAATGCGATTGTTTTGATCGATACGTTCAACCGTATGAGAGAAGATGGTGTGACCGATATTCGTCAGGCCGTTATTAAGACAGCCGCACAACGTTTGCGCCCTATCCTACTGACAACTGGAACAACCATTTTGGGCCTTATTCCAATGGCGCTTCAGATCAACTTTAACTTCTTTACGCAAACGACGTCAGTGGGAGGCATCACTTCAATCTGGTGGGTACAGCTCTCAACCGCTATTATCTCAGGACTTGCTTACTCAACGGTTTTAACTCTTGTGATGATACCCACTCTTCTAGCTTTGCCAAACAACATAATGGGCACAGCTGCGTGGCTCCGTTTTGACATTAAATCGATTTTTAGAAGAAAGAAGAAGGATACGCTGGGTGACGATGAGATTACCGATCAAGACGAGATCGATAACAACAAAGGTCCAGCGAATGAGAATAATCAAGAAACGGTTCGTGAGGCTGCCGAGTAG